In Plasmodium reichenowi strain SY57 chromosome 1, whole genome shotgun sequence, the following are encoded in one genomic region:
- a CDS encoding putative membrane protein (conserved Plasmodium membrane protein, unknown function), producing the protein MRINVCFLNFFFFFFFFFFLILDTNECFQQEEKLKKLKKLLNKKIKFDINEKHKNGYKNTRYSFIYIHELTLIDYVDYVLNKSSEYDCILFYINVESSNNVSKLDRKTLILLEIFNQVAREIIFNNFVLYNENEDVLLLNKEIRNQDKETMYVNNNNNNNNNNIYETKDHNDKYKKNDFLLLKPVFFFYINFNKSHMNPIKHVHMIYNLPEFVYVHDKTFDNIDYQLIIDTKYMLEYYIKDIKKIDYNHTEINNKMLETYFKEFIYLHNKGNMNKIKEKNPEEKEKVFITLLIIFLFLFLYLFVLILQKCTFLIFLCSYLLYFICLSGLFHCLINKSELYNTSKNLDSFFHKYIYRSTNSQYICEGFIFSFLILFITLLFFTLLKFSSNIKEEDTSLLLHKRKKINILSLCILCLIFMSLKFIQDINLYKIYFSTYYFFPPLKFFRK; encoded by the coding sequence ATGAGAATAAATGTATGTTTccttaatttttttttttttttttttttttttttttttttgattttaGATACAAATGAATGTTTCCAACAAGAGGAaaagttaaaaaaattaaagaaattattaaataaaaagattaaatttgatattaatgaaaaacATAAGAATGGTTATAAAAACACAAgatattcatttatatatattcatgaATTAACCTTAATTGATTATGTAGATTATGTGTTGAATAAATCCTCAGAATATGattgtattttattttatataaatgtagAAAGTAGTAATAATGTTTCCAAGTTGGATAGAAAAActcttattttattagaAATATTTAACCAAGTAGCACGAGAGatcatatttaataattttgttttatataatgagAATGAAgatgtattattattaaataaagaaataagaAACCAAGATAAAGAAACAATGTatgtgaataataataataataataataataataatatttatgaaacTAAGGATCATAATGAtaagtataaaaaaaatgattttttattattaaagcctgttttttttttttatataaattttaacAAATCCCATATGAATCCCATAAAACATGTACATATGATTTATAATTTACCGGAATTTGTTTATGTACATGATAAGACTTTTGATAATATAGATTACCAGCTAATAATAGATACCAAATATATGTtagaatattatataaaagatataaaaaaaattgattATAACCATACAGagataaataataagatgcttgaaacatattttaaagaatttatttatttacacAATAAAGGgaatatgaacaaaatcaaagaaaagaatccagaagaaaaagaaaaggtatttataacattattaataatttttctatttctatttttatacttatttgtattaatattacaGAAATGTActtttctaatttttttatgttccTATTTATTATACTTTATTTGTTTAAGTGGATTATTTCATTGCttaattaataaatcagaattatataatacaagTAAAAATTTAGATTCTTTTTtccataaatatatatatcgTTCAACTAATTCACAGTATATTTGTGAAggttttatattttcattccttattttgtttatcacattattattttttacattattaaaattttcaagtaatataaaagagGAGGATACATCTctattattacataaaaggaaaaaaataaatatccTTTCTTTGTGTATTTTATGTCTCATATTTATGtctttaaaatttatacaagacattaatttatataaaatttatttttcgACTTACTATTTTTTCCCACCCCTTAAATTTTTTAGAAAGtga
- a CDS encoding double-strand break repair protein MRE11, putative, whose protein sequence is MKSTQSNLNDEEKVMNNNEKIIKNSYGELLSGCIKNKSSDMNTGDVYPCNYKNTKIVSIKNVYNNLYKTSDSLFFKEENEENKMENCIIRNDGRDMENKFSLYINNAENKDDNNINHNINNNKNNNKNNNKNNNIYHNINNNNYHNINNNNYHNNIINDGAIINEHTSHGDRSSFLNNKNYNVSNCTNHAHNINLNEEKNEKVYMYRNENKEKIHNSNNKDYIQKSNEKNVSSKMEEETYRNNSYNIDSKNTDVKNNERDMCKTMVNNLSIKENKNYSYNSKKEERNTEHQYNIINEEEHVKLFKNMNLQEIKNVLSKNDASTLKILLCTDNHLGYKENNSIQKKDSFNSFEEILFIAKKLNVDMILNSGDLFHKNKVSEYTLFKSMYIIRKYCHINENDKEIQKDDNINNSVHSNDLNNDDKSIGEGILENEFYNMYNVQVKEIKNYKYEYYKNEHTVNRNNIFDDTNNYMSNKPSVQDKNGNLYKDDKNNTNNVKLLQKNDEMYNSDHPGEYLNYPNGSNKHFYEYGKEDNNDNNDDDNNNVNNDDDNNNVNNDDYNNNVNNDDDNNDDDNIVILNMLKKNKGKITKKNKKKRVNNNNIFNSDNDDIHHIRHDDEHHNNYNEHDYYNDDCHFEEEQIKYYNKLKENNNEFFNKLKICPVNEKFKKLIPFYTIHGNHDYPYSYDYISPLDILNISNLINYIGKNNLNNIVVKPILLNKYKSKISIYAVGWMKDERLYRSFENNEVKFILPSDYKNRINILVLHQNRYIRNAYGNNTKNFIKESFIPKFIDLVIWGHEHFSKPYLEESILNSFYNIQLGSSVRTSICPNEYGDKFIGLLEIKNQRFRFLKINLETVRPFEMKDIKLADYELNFKSESVLKEFLHEQTHAILEKIKNNFSDEIKKYFLFKQLFHTKNKLETDSNKEHQNEYKNINHICTKKINAHLNDYQDENLYKSLISISKEDINNFFNNLKNEDFYSSTFIHFAFADHYDTFDLLKIKKDVYEKPLLKIKVEYDDVNIINTQLFGSLFINSIANPSEFLSFYRKKIRHRDIYNNNDNNNNNDNINDNNNNNNNNNNNNNNNNGKNNMNHDTYNNNRNYNRLHEDEGDKDLHNMEYINEYNKVFDILFDYCDIKNKLLILDENVIMDTIQNFILNTNSSFNFNTNVTSDFTSIKSMIDKSFKNKVESIEKQMEDMSAENITDAYLTDVLKKIKNTS, encoded by the coding sequence ATGAAAAGTACTCAAAGTAATTTGaatgatgaagaaaaggttatgaataataatgagaagattattaaaaattcGTATGGAGAATTATTAAGTGgatgtataaaaaataagagTAGTGATATGAACACAGGTGACGTATATCCGTGTAATTATAAGAACACAAAGATAGTATccataaaaaatgtatataataatttgtatAAAACCAGTGATAGCTTGTTTTTTAAGgaagaaaatgaagagAATAAAATGGAAAATTGTATCATAAGAAATGATGGAAGGGATAtggaaaataaatttagtttatatattaataatgcTGAAAATAaggatgataataatataaatcataatataaataataataaaaataataataaaaataataataaaaataataatatttatcataatataaataataataattatcataatataaataataataattatcataataatattattaatgatggtgctataataaatgaacataCTTCTCATGGTGATCGCTCATCCTtcttaaataataaaaattataatgttTCGAATTGCACAAACCATGCgcataatataaatttaaatgaagaaaagaaTGAAAAAGTATACATGTAtagaaatgaaaataaggaaaaaatcCATAATTCCAATAATAAGGATTATATCCAAAAGAGTAACGAAAAAAATGTATCATCCAAAATGGAAGAAGAAACTTATAGaaataattcttataatatagattcaaaaaatacggatgtaaaaaataatgaaagGGATATGTGTAAAACAATGGTGAATAATTTAAgtattaaagaaaataagaACTATTCCTATAATAgtaaaaaagaagaacGAAACACAGAACATcaatataacataataaatgaagaagaacatgtaaaattatttaaaaacatGAATTTacaagaaataaaaaatgttctTAGTAAAAATGATGCAAGtacattaaaaatattattatgtacaGATAACCATTTAGGATacaaagaaaataattctatacaaaaaaaagatagctttaattcttttgaagaaattttatttatagcaaaaaaattaaatgttGATATGATATTAAACAGTGGAGatttatttcataaaaataaagtttCTGAATATACTCTGTTTAAATctatgtatattataagaaaatattgtcatattaatgaaaatgacaaggaaatacaaaaagatgataatataaataatagtGTACATTCTAatgatttaaataatgatgataaatCTATCGGCGAAGGTATTTTGGAAAAtgaattttataatatgtataatgtGCAAGTcaaagaaataaaaaattataagtatgaatattataaaaatgaacatactgttaatagaaataatatatttgatgacacaaataattatatgtcTAACAAACCGTCTGTCCAAGATAAGAATggaaatttatataaagacgataagaataatactaataatgtaaaattattacaaaaaaatgatgaaatgTATAATTCTGATCATCCTGGggaatatttaaattatccGAATGGTAGTAATAAGcatttttatgaatatggaaaggaagataataatgataataatgatgatgataataataatgttaataatgatgatgataataataatgttaataatgatgattataataataatgttaataatgatgatgataataatgatgatgataatattgttattttaaatatgctaaagaaaaataagGGGAAAATAACCAagaagaataaaaaaaaaagagttaataataataatatttttaatagtgataatgatgatatacATCACATTAGACATGATGATGAgcatcataataattacaatgaacatgattattataatgatgattGCCATTTTGAAGaagaacaaataaaatattacaataaattaaaagaaaataataacgAATTCTTTAATAAACTAAAAATATGTCCAGTAAATGAGAAATTTAAAAAGTTAATACCATTTTATACGATACACGGTAATCATGATTATCCATATAGTTATGATTACATATCACCattagatatattaaatatatcgaatttaataaattatataggtaagaataatttaaataatattgttgTGAAACctattcttttaaataaatataaaagtaaaatatcCATATATGCTGTTGGATGGATGAAAGATGAAAGATTATATCGATCTTTTGAAAATAACGAAGTGAAATTTATTTTACCATCagattataaaaatagaataaatatattagtATTACATCAGAATAGATATATAAGAAATGCATATGgaaataatacaaaaaattttataaaagaatcTTTTATACCTAAATTTATTGATTTAGTTATATGGGGACATGAACATTTTTCTAAACCTTATTTAGAAGAAAGTATTttaaattcattttataatatacagCTAGGGTCGTCTGTTAGAACATCTATATGTCCAAATGAATACGGAGATAAATTTATAGGATTattagaaataaaaaatcaaaGATTTagatttttaaaaattaatttagAAACAGTAAGACCTTTTGAAATGAAAGATATCAAACTAGCTGATTATgaattaaattttaaatcAGAATCTGTTTTAAAAGAATTTCTACATGAACAAACACATGCAATTTtggaaaaaattaaaaataatttctcTGATGaaatcaaaaaatattttttgttcaaacaattatttcatactaaaaataaattagaAACAGATTCAAATAAAGAACAtcaaaatgaatataagaatataaatcatatatgtacaaaaaaaataaatgcACATTTAAATGATTACCAAGATGAAAATCTATATAAATCTCTAATTTCCATATCTaaagaagatataaataatttttttaataatttaaaaaatgaggATTTTTATTCTAGTacatttatacattttgCTTTTGCTGATCATTATGACACATTCGATTTactaaaaataaaaaaggatgTTTATGAAAAACCATTGTTAAAAATTAAAGTAGAATATGATGATGTGAATATAATTAACACACAATTGTTTGGTtctctttttataaatagCATAGCAAATCCATCCGAATTTTTATCTTTCTataggaaaaaaataagacacagggatatatataataacaacgataataataataataatgataatattaatgataataataataataataataataataataataataataataataataatggtaAGAATAACATGAACCATGACACATACAATAATAATCGTAATTATAATAGGCTACATGAAGATGAAGGAGACAAAGATTTACATAATatggaatatataaatgaatataataaagtaTTCGATATACTATTTGATTATTgtgatataaaaaataaattattaatattagaTGAAAATGTTATTATGGATACAAtacaaaattttatattaaatacaaattcatcctttaattttaatacaAATGTAACTTCTGATTTTACATCCATTAAGTCAATGATTGAtaaatcttttaaaaataaagtagAATCCATTGAAAAACAGATGGAAGATATGTCTGCTGAAAATATAACGGATGCTTATCTCACAgatgtattaaaaaaaattaagaacACCtcataa
- a CDS encoding hypothetical protein (conserved Plasmodium protein, unknown function), protein MLFLFLLFLFFIIHLSYSLNINGKTNLFINTSYDNNNNNNKKKKKKWNSKIIKRDAIQISNVMNMRNTKKTQSSKNMRNIKQVQNFYEPINKKERDIYPNIYNAQIKNNVIYKQIPELTYPYKKYNIDDIYYGRILSINSKKIKLDILCDRKAYLNTSEYFNNRMMNKYIYNILNINNIIKVQIKNIEKIHQKIHVDIKKYTYEEFVSSFKNNNIYINSKVIQIKPNYALLYLAPKVIGKLRYDKNQDMRNFHPGNNVHVKIDYFDKMKNELYVIR, encoded by the coding sequence atgctttttttgtttttgctttttcttttttttattatacatttatcGTATTCACTTAATATAAATGGAAAAACGAATTTATTCATAAACACCTCTTacgataataataataataataataaaaaaaaaaaaaaaaaatggaatagtaaaattattaaaaggGACGCCATTCAAATATCGAATGTTATGAACATGAGAAATACTAAGAAAACACAAAGTAGTAAGAACATGAGAAATATTAAACAAGtacaaaatttttatgaacctataaataaaaaagaaagagaCATATATCccaatatatataatgcgcaaataaaaaacaacgtaatatataaacagATACCTGAGTTAACGTATccttataaaaaatacaatattgacgatatatattatggtAGAATCTTAAGTATTAAtagtaaaaaaattaaattgGATATTTTATGTGACAGGAAGGCTTATTTAAATACGTCcgaatattttaataatcgtatgatgaataaatatatttataatattttaaatattaataatataataaaagtccaaataaaaaatattgaaaaaattcatcaaaaaatacatgtagatattaaaaaatatacatatgaaGAATTTGTAtcatcttttaaaaataacaatatatatataaattctaAAGTTATTCAAATTAAACCAAACTATGCTTTGTTATATTTAGCTCCGAAAGTTATTGGGAAATTGAGGTATGATAAAAATCAGGACATGCGAAATTTTCATCCTGGCAATAATGTACACGTAAAAATTGATTACTTCgacaaaatgaaaaatgaGTTATACGTaataagataa
- a CDS encoding proteasome subunit beta type-3, putative, protein MGSIYNYNGGCVLGMSGLNCVAIACDLRLGANTFTTVSTKFSKIFKMNNNVYVGLSGLATDIQTLYEILRYRVNLYEVRQDAEMDVECFANMLSSILYSNRFSPYFVNPIVVGFKLKHYVDEEGEKKVNYEPYLTAYDLIGAKCETRDFVVNGVTSEQLFGMCESLYVKDQDENGLFETISQCLLSALDRDCISGWGAEVLVLTPEKIIKKKLKARMD, encoded by the exons atg gggtctatatataattataatggTGGTTGCGTTTTAGGAATGAGTGGATTAAACTGTGTTGCGATAGCATGTGATTTGAGATTAGGAGCAAATACATTTACAACCGTTAGTACAAAATTTAGTAAGATTTTCAAgatgaataataatgtatatgtaGGATTAAGTGGATTAGCTACTGATATACAAACgttatatgaaatattaagATATCGtgttaatttatatgaagTTAGGCAAGATGCAGAAATGGATGTTGAATGTTTTGCAAATATGTTATCGAGCATACTATATTCTAATAGATTTTCTCCTTATTTTGTTAATCCTATAGTTGTTGGATTTAAACTTAAACATTATGTAGATGAAGAAGGAGAAAAGAAAGTTAACTATGAACCTTATCTCACAGCATATGATTTAATTGGAGCCAAATGTGAAACTAGAGATTTTGTTGTGAACGGGGTAACATCTGAACAGCTTTTTGGAATGTGTGAATCGTTATATGTCAAGGATCAG GATGAAAATGGACTTTTTGAAACTATCTCCCAGTGTTTGTTAAGTGCTTTGGATAGAGATTGTATCTCCGGATGGGGAGCCGAAGTTTTAGTTTT AACCCctgaaaaaattataaagaaaaagcTTAAAGCAAGAATGGATTAA